The DNA window ACTAAGGATATGAAATATGAATTTCAAGAGAAATATATCTGTCGAGATGAGCTGTATATTTCTGATGAAGTATTTTTTTGCGGTACAGCGGCCGAAGTAACTCCCATTAGAGAGATTGATAACTACACGATTGGTGAGGGTAAACGCGGTCCGATAACTGAGAATATTCAAAGAAAGTTTTTTTCTATTGCTAAGGGGGAAGAAGAGAAATATTTAAACTGGCTTGACTATGTCTAATAATAAAAGTAGTTTTTTTCAGAAAGGAAGGAATCAGATGAATATTTCGGAAAGAGTAAAGAATATAAATCCATCCCTGACTTTGGCCATCACTGCCCAAGCATTAAAAATGAAACAGCAAGGGAAAAAAGTGATCAGTTTTGCAGCTGGTGAACCAGACTTTGGCACACCAAATAATATTAGAGAGAAGGCAATTTTAGCCATTCAAGAAGGATTTAGTCACTATACCGTAAGCTCGGGAATAATTGAGCTTAAAGAAGCTATAATTGAAAAGTTACAAAAAGACAATAAGATAGCATATAAAACCTCAGAGATCATGGTATCTAATGGAGCCAAACAATGTCTTTTTAATGCCATTTTAACTATTTGTAATCCTGGTGATCAGGTACTATTGCCAATCCCTTGCTGGGTAAGCTACACTGAACAGATTAAATTTGCAGGGGCAATTCCCATTTTTGTAGATACTAACCAGCAGGAAAATTTTAAATTATCTGCTGCCCAGGTGGAAAAAAAGATCACTTCAAGAAGCAAGCTGCTTATTTTGAACAGCCCTAATAATCCTACCGGAGCGGTTTATGAGCAGGAAGAACTAATAAAGATAGCAAGCCTTCTCCTTAAATATAATATCTATTGTATATGTGATGAAATATAC is part of the Candidatus Atribacteria bacterium genome and encodes:
- a CDS encoding aminotransferase class I/II-fold pyridoxal phosphate-dependent enzyme; translated protein: MSNNKSSFFQKGRNQMNISERVKNINPSLTLAITAQALKMKQQGKKVISFAAGEPDFGTPNNIREKAILAIQEGFSHYTVSSGIIELKEAIIEKLQKDNKIAYKTSEIMVSNGAKQCLFNAILTICNPGDQVLLPIPCWVSYTEQIKFAGAIPIFVDTNQQENFKLSAAQVEKKITSRSKLLILNSPNNPTGAVYEQEELIKIASLLLKYNIYCICDEIY